In a single window of the Leopardus geoffroyi isolate Oge1 chromosome D2, O.geoffroyi_Oge1_pat1.0, whole genome shotgun sequence genome:
- the LOC123577321 gene encoding translation initiation factor IF-2-like → METRYPERGQAWLKGRTENRRQPGPWIRSDRAHSAVLPPPAGDRSCLGPPGLPAAGGVPAAPLGALRPSTLPSLPRRGRGTLGAASARRPAPLPELAQLRVTFSQGSRLHACIVWPSTHPVGPPLGLARFHLRPRRRPTALSPPADTRSGCGFPERERGSRRGGGQVGRGGSGGARGAEAGVAPSPAAGTRRAAGPLGTRLRDPAPGRGPSLPPRRPRRRPRPVPAAPVARSPEGRTAPARTPRARARSPRGGRSGRADRAAAAAPHLPGARPPPSGAPLGPRRRQGGSWGRAEAAGSGRRRRSLQPPAAEQEICRVPPPPPLALGLGLRLRLRLGLGLRGGGGGRRSEERGRRLPSGAGSAPRAPAPPGGAPPRSLDVRLPRLAPLPGRDPGRGGGEGATARSRAPTDGDRCDGRSSARERPFLPRLGPGHREVTWLGTRFGSRRGYKGARGTLYRFWFRDVQREPGKSPEPVSSSLKRGWGHHLVGEGLGGPGGRARQRETHLHGGRAAARKGRDLLLSGTALQATCCALCREVSESRAFQSGGQKGYRNEAASLHFF, encoded by the exons ATGGAGACCCGGTACCCAGAGCGGGGACAGGCGTGGCTGAAGGGACGAACCGAGAACCGGAGGCAGCCGGGGCCCTGGATCCGATCCGATCGCGCACATTCGGCGGTGCTGCCTCCACCGGCTGGGGACAGG TCCTGCCTGGGCCCGCCCGGCCTGCCCGCCGCCGGGGGTGTCCCCGCGGCACCTCTGGGAGCCCTCCGGCCCTCCACGCTCCCCTCCCTGCCAAGGCGAGGGCGCGGGACCCTCGGGGCGGCATCCGCACGGCGGCCCGCGCCCCTCCCAGAGTTGGCGCAACTCCGAGTCACTTTCTCACAAGGCTCCCGTCTCCACGCCTGCATCGTGTGGCCCTCCACACACCCCGTGGGACCCCCTCTCGGTCTCGCCCGCTTTCACCTACGTCCCCGTCGCCGACCCACGGCACTGTCGCCACCCGCAGACACGCGCTCGGGGTGCGGGTTTCCCGAGAGGGAGCGCGGGAGCCGCCGAGGTGGTGGCCAAGTTGGGCGGGGGGGGAGCGGAGGGGCCCGAGGCGCCGAGGCCGGGGTCGCGCCGTCCCCAGCCGCCGGCACCCGGCGCGCCGCGGGGCCGCTGGGGACCCGGCTCCGAGACCCGGCGCCCGGGCgcggcccctccctcccgccGCGGCGGCCCAGGCGGCGTCCCCGGCCTGTTCCGGCCGCCCCGGTCGCGCGGTCCCCGGAGGGGCGCACGGCCCCCGCCCGCaccccgcgcgcgcgcgcgcgctcacCTCGGGGGGGCCGGTCCGGTCGCGCCGATCGCGCCGCCGCGGCGGCTCCGCATCTCCCGGgcgcccgcccgccgccctcCGGGGCGCCCCTCGGTCCCCGCCGGCGCCAAGGAGGGTCGTGGGGACGCGCGGAGGCCGCGGGGTCCGGGCGCCGCCGGCGCAGCCTCCAGCCGCCCGCAGCCGAGCAGGAAATTTGCCGGGTCCCGCCGCCTCCTCCGCTCGCGCTCGGGCTcgggctccggctccggctccggctcgggctcgggctccgcggcgggggcgggggccggcgcAGCGAGGAGCGGGGGCGACGCCTGCCGTCCGGCGCGGGGAGCGCACCCCGGGCGCCAGCCCCACCTGGAGGCGCCCCGCCGCGCTCGCTGGACGTCCGTCTTCCCCGGCTGGCGCCCCTTCCGGGGAGAGAccctggccggggtgggggtgagggggccaCTGCCCGGAGCCGCGCGCCCACCGACGGGGACAGGTGTGACGGGCGCTCTTCCGCGCGGGAAAGGCCCTTCCTACCCCGCCTTGGCCCTGGGCACCGGGAAGTGACCTGGCTGGGGACACGCTTTGGGTCACGCAGGGGGTACAAGGGAGCGCGCGGCACCCTGTACCGCTTCTGGTTCCGAGACGTACAGAGAGAGCCCGGAAAATCTCCCGAGCCGGTGTCCTCCTCGCTGAAGAGGGGATGGGGTCACCACCTGGTTGGTGAGGGGCTTGGGGGTCCAGGAGGCAGAGCCCGGCAAAGGGAAACCCACCTACACGGAGGAAGAGCCGCTGCCAGGAAGGGTCGGGACCTGCTGCTCTCGGGGACTGCTCTCCAGGCGACCTGCTGTGCGCTATGTAGGGAGGTGTCAGAGTCACGGGCGTTCCAATCCGGAGGGCAGAAAGGATACAG GAATGAAGCAGCATCCCTTCACTTCTTCTAG